A window of Pseudoalteromonas sp. MEBiC 03607 genomic DNA:
ATAAGTTTGCTGGTTAGTTTCACTTATAAAAGGTAGTACTGCACTACCTGAAACTTCAGCTATACCGGCAAAAATAGCAATCACTGTAAGGGGGTTTTTAATTGTTGATATTTGTTTTGGCACGATGCCTCCTTTGCATCTGAAAAGCCTAATAGGAAATAACTATATTATTTACTTGCTTAATTAAAGTACCAGAAAAAAACAACAAATCAATTTGTTGGATAATTGTTCAACTGAAAATAAACTTAGAGTTATGATTTAATCCATTATAGACACTTCAATTTCTTTGAGGAAATAAAAGCATTGTTAAATTGCCACAAACAAAAAGAGCATTGTATATAGCGCGATATAAATCACGCTTACAATGCTCTTAAAAGACTATTTTAAAATAACGAGGTTATTTTAGTGAGTCGTTAATTTCTTTTAGTGTTGCAACTGGATCTGCCGATTTGGTGATTGGGCGGCCTACAACTAAATAGTCGCTACCATCTTCTACGGCTTGTTTAGGTGTCATGATGCGCTTTTGATCACCTGCATCGCTGCCTGCTGGGCGAATACCTGGGGTAACCAGTTTAAAGTCTGCGCCTAATTCAGCTTTTAGCTTTTTCGCTTCTTGCGCTGAGCACACTACCCCATCAAGGCCTGACTCTTTAGCAAGTTTTGCTAGGTAAATTACTTGCTCTTCTGGCGTTTTATCTACACCTAAACGAGTAAGCTCTGCGGCATCCATACTGGTTAGTACAGTTACTGCAATCAGTAATGGAGCATCATCACCAAACTGCTCTAAAGCTTGTTTTGCTTTGGTCATCATTTCAACGCCACCAGAGGCATGCACGTTAACCATCCACACACCCATTTTTGCAGCTGCGGTTACAGCTTTAGCCACTGTGTTTGGAATATCGTGAAATTTTAGGTCTAAGAATACATCAAAACCTAAGTCGATTAGTTCCTTAACAAAGCTAGGACCAAAATACGTGAACATTTCTTTGCCTACTTTAAGGCGACACGTATCAGGCGATAATTGCTTTACAAACGCAAGAGCTGTTTGTTGATCATCGTAATCAAGGGCAATTAATACTTTTTTTGAATCTTCGACAGACATAACTTTCCTAAAAACTAATGGACTAATATGAATTAAAAACCGTCTATGCCACGGCTTGGAACAATTGTTTCCCAGTGCTTACACGATGGACATACCCAATAAATGGTATGACTGGTAAAGCCACAGTGCTGGCACTGAAAATCAGGTTTGGTTGCGATATAAGACGTTACTAGCTTATCAATTTGATCGAGTACATCTTTAATATCGTTATTTTGCTTGGCAAGTAGCTGTAATAAAAAGCTAAAGCCACGAATAGTCGGATGACGCTTTAAACTATCCGTTAAAAATTTAATTGCTTGCTCGATATGGCCTTGTTCAAGTAAAGCTTGGCAATGTTTTATTTTTATTAATACACCACCTTTATCGAGCAACTCGTTGAGTAACTCATGAAATTGATGGGTTAAGTTTAATTTTTGATAACTAACTGCAAGCTCTTCAATAAAAACCGGCGCAAAAAATGTAAATTGGCTAATAAGCTCGCGCCAATAATAAATTGCTTTTACATAATCTTCATTGGTAAAGGCACTGTGGCCAAGCTCATACAATGGGCGAATGGCTTTATGGTTTAAGCTTATGGCTTTACGCATAATTTGCGTATCGTTATCTTGTAAGGCTGCTTCGCAGTAAAAATTAGCAATGGCTTTCACATGCTGAGGTTTAGTAAATAAATCACTGTGCGCCTCGAACATGTTAATGCCCTTTTCCCATTCACGAGTTTGTGAATAAAGGTTAATAATTGGCTCTAGTGCCTCTTTATGCCCTGCCTTTACAAGCCACACTAAATGCTCTTCTGCGCCGTCTAGCAAACCTGCCATAATATAATCTTCAGCAAGTTCTAGGCGACTGGTTGCAGCTTGTTGTTCATCAAGGCTTGGATGTTTTAATAGCAGCTCATGAATTTTAATTGCGCGATCAAGCTCGCCGCGGCGGCGAAACATGGTGGCCAATGTTGAATAATGCTCAACTGAGTCAGCTGCAACTTCGAGTAGATTAATAAGGTGTTCTAAGCCTTGGTCTTCTTCTCTGTCTAAGAGAAACTTAAGGCCTTTAGAATATTCAGAGGTAATTTGGCGGTTAAGCTGATGAGCTTGGTTTTTAGCGCTGTTTTTGCCCATTATCCAACCGTAACCGGCTGCAACGGGTAAAAGTAAAAACAGAAGCTCAATCATGATTAGGTGTCTTTATTAGCAACAAGCTTTTTATTGTTTTTTTCAGGCGCTAATTTCTTCTTTAAGCGATAATTCTGCCACTTTAACTGAGAAAACAGTGTAAAGCTTATAAAACAACCAATTGCGACACCTAAAATAAAGCAGATACTTATTACAACAGCTAGGGGTAAGGTATTACTGGCGATTAAATAATTGATTTGCACCAATTGTGGATTCTGTGAACCAAGTACAAACGCAATAAATAAACACAGCGCAATTAATACAATTTTTAATACCCTAAACAAGTAACTACTCCTGTATAAAACTAGGCAATACTCGCATTTACGCGGTCACGTAATTCTTTACCTGGTTTAAAATGTGGTACGTGCTTACCGTCTAACTCAACTGTTTCGCCAGTCTTTGGATTACGACCTGTGCGAGGAGAACGATAATGCAATGAGAAACTTCCAAAGCCACGGATCTCGATGCGATCTGAGCTAGATAATGAGCCGGCCATTTGTTCAAGAATTTCTTTAACGGCATTTTCAACATCTTTCACAGGGATGTGTGCGTGTTGCTCAGCAAGTTGTTCTATCAATTCTGACTTAGTCATAGCGTTTCCTTAAAGAGTGGTAAAGGAAGGGCAAAGCTGCCCTTCCAATTTAAAAAGACTAGATATTAGTCTTTTTGAGCATTTTTGAATGCTGCAGCCATAGCGTTTTCGAACGCTGGCTCTTCTTTCTTAAGCTTCTCTAGTACTTCTTTCTCTTCTGCTTCGAAAAGAGCTTTAACAGATAAGCTTAAAGTGCGGTTCTTACGATCAACACCAACGTATTTCGCTTCGATTTCGTCGCCTACAGAAACTACAGTAGTAGCATCTTCAACGCGCTCTTGAGCGATATCAGCTACACGGATGTAACCTTCAACGCCTTCGATTAGCTCAACAGTTGCGCCTTTCGCATCAACTTCAGTCACTTTACCTTTAACAATAGCACCTTTTTTGTTTGCGTCCAGGTAGTTATTGAATGGGTCAGCTTCGATTTGTTTAACGCCTAGAGAGATACGCTCACGCTCTGGGTCAACTTGTAATACGATAGCAGTGATTTCGTCGCCTTTCTTGAATTCACGTACAGCTTCTTCGCCTGGCGTGTTCCAAGAAATGTCTGAAAGGTGAACAAGACCGTCAATACCGCCTTCAAGACCGATGAAGATACCGAAGTCAGTGATTGATTTGATCTTACCAGTAACTTGGTCGCCTTTGTTTTGTAGACGAGCAAATTCTTGCCATGGGTTAGCAATACATTGCTTAAGACCAAGAGAAATACGACGACGCTCTTCGTCGATTTCAAGAACCATAACTTCAACAGTGTCACCTAGTGAAACAACTTTTGAAGGGTGGATGTTCTTGTTAGTCCAATCCATTTCAGAAACGTGTACTAGACCTTCTACGCCTTCTTCGATTTCAACGAAACAACCGTAGTCAGTAAGGTTAGTTACACGACCAGAAAGCTTAGAACCTTCTGGGTAACGACCAGCGATAGCTGCCCATGGATCTTCGCCAAGCTGTTTAAGGCCTAGAGATACACGAGTCTTTTCTTTGTCGAATTTAAGAACTTTAACTGCGATTTCGTCGCCAACATTAACGATTTCTGAAGGGTGCTTAACACGCTTCCACGCCATGTCTGTGATGTGTAGTAGACCGTCAACACCACCAAGGTCAACGAACGCACCGTAGTCAGTAAGGTTCTTAACGATACCTTTAACTTCTTGACCTTCAACAAGGTTAGCAAGAAGCTCTTCACGCTCTTGTGAGTTTTCTGATTCGATAACTGCACGGCGAGAAACAACAACGTTGTTACGTTTTTGGTCAAGCTTGATTACTTTGAACTCAAGCTCTTTACCTTCAAGGTGAGTTGTGTCACGTACTGGACGAACATCAACAAGTGAACCAGGTAGGAAGGCACGGATTGAATCAACTTCAACAGTGAAACCGCCTTTAACTTTACCGTTGATAACACCAGTAACAGTCTCTTGCTCTTCACATGCTTTTTCTAAGCGGATCCACGCTTCGTGACGCTTCGCTTTCTCACGAGAAAGGATAGTTTCGCCGAAACCGTCTTCGATTGCGTCTAAAGCAACATCTACTTCGTCGCCAACAGCAACTTCTAGTTCACCAGCAGCATTTTTGAATTGCTCAGCAGGGATTGCACTTTCAGATTTAAGACCAGCATCAACAAGTACGATGTTGTTCTCGATTGAGATAACTGTACCTTTAACGATAGAGCCTTGCTCTGCTTCAAAACCCTTTAGGCTTTCTTCAAATAACTGCGCAAAATTTTCTGACATTATACGTCTCTAAATAATTAAATAACCAATTAGCAACCATGCTGCATGGGGTTGTTAAAATCGCGCTAGCATCCTGCCGGCACCTTATAAATTTACTTTTTAGCTTTTGGAAGCTTTCCTGCAAGTACTGCTTCGTCGAGTAAAGTTACTACTTTATCAAACACTTGCATCGCATCAAAATCGCTAGTATCGATTTCAATGGCGTCTTCTGCAGGCACTAATGGCGCAACCTCACGTGTCATATCACGGTGATCTCGCGCTTTTATGTCCTCAAGTAGACCACTTAGTGTAACATCAAGACCGCGTTCATTCAACTCAGCAAAGCGACGACGTGCGCGCTCTTCAGCTGTAGCAGTTAAATATATTTTCAACGGTGCATCAGGAAACACAACAGTGCCCATATCACGACCATCAGCAATTAAGCCATTTTCTGTACGAAATGCACGCTGACGGCGTAATAATGCTTCTCTCACTCGTGGTAAAGCTGCTATTTTCGATGCAGCTGCACCCACTTCTTCATTACGAATCGTGGTTGTGACGTCTTCGCCTTCCAACACAATTTTCGATGTGTGAGTGTGGCTATCAACCAAAAACTGCACATCTAAGTTTGCTGCAAGTGGTACTAATGCATCTTCATTATCTAATTCAATCTGATGGTGAAGCGCAGCAAGTGACAGCACACGGTAAATCGCACCGCTGTCTAATACATCCCAACCTAATTTCTCGGCTAACAAGCGACATACAGTTCCCTTACCTGAACCGCTTGGACCATCGATGGTGATTACGGGCATTGATAACGCCTGCATTTATAACCTCCTGCAATGCACACCAAAATAAAACCGGAATATTATACGCCAGTTATTAAAATAGATCCGCACTTAGAGTGTAACTTTTTATATTTTCTTCTGTTTTATTGACTTGAGACAGACTCTAGAACTTTGAAAAATGTAGGAAACGTTTTATACGTACACTTAGGATCGTTAATAGTTATCGGCTTGCCGCCCACTGCAACCATCGCAAAACACATTGCTATACGGTGATCGTTATAGGTATCAATCGCAACATCATTAAATGTGTCAGGTGGAGTAATTTCGATAAAATCTTCACCTTCTACAACCTCTGCACCTACTTTTCTCAGTTCGGTTGCCATTGCATATAAACGGTCAGTTTCTTTAACACGCCAGTTATAGATGTTACGAATCGCCGTTTTACCCTTTGCAAAAAGTGCTACAGTTGCCAGTGTCATGGCCGCATCAGGTATTGCGTTAGCATCAATATCTACAGCATTCAGCTCGCCTTTGCGAACCACCAGCTTTTCATCGTACCAATCGATTTTTGCGCCCACTTGTTCCATAACTTTGGCAAAGCCAATATCACCTTGAACAGACGCCGCACCTACCCCATTAATTTCAATTTCGCCGCCCGCTATTGCAGCTGCCGCAACGAAATAAGAAGCACTTGATGCATCACCTTCAACCATAATACGCTCAAGTGCTTGATACTGCTGACAGCCTTTTACATAAAACGTTTCGTAGTTGTCATGGCTTACAGTAACACCGAAACGCTGCATCACATCAAGGGTAATATCAATGTAAGGTTTAGATACCAGCGTGCCTTTAATGTTAATTTCCGTGTCGCCATTAAATAACGGTGCTGCCATTAATAGCGCTGTTAAAAACTGGCTTGAAATACTGCCATCAATGGCTACTTTACCACCATTGATTTTACCGCCTTTAATAGCCAATGGTGGATAGTCGTTATTTTTTAAGTAAGTTACATCACCACCCAGTGCTTGCAATGCATCAACCAAATGGCCGATTGGGCGCTCTTCCATGCGTGGCTCACCAACAAGCTCATACTCACCTTCAACAGCAGCAAGTACAGCTGTTAGCGGGCGATACGCAGTTCCAGCGTTACCTAAAAATAACGGTTCAGATGGTGTATTAAATTTACCCGCTACACCTTCAACGGTCGCCACTGTTTTGTCTTCATTAAGCGTAACATTAACACCTAATAATTTTAGTGCACCAAGCATATGACGGATATCGTCGCTATCAAGCAGGTTTTCAACCACTGTTGTACCTTTAGCAAGCGCTGCTAAAAGTAAAATACGATTTGATAAGCTTTTTGAACCGGGTAAGGTTACGCTACCATTAACTTTTGCAATAGGTTCAAGACGTAGTTGTTCCATTTAACTATTCTCCTTTGCAAAGTTAGCCATAAAATCAACCAAGGCTTGCACGCCTTCAAGTGGCATTGCATTGTAAATACTTGCACGCATACCACCGACAATACGGTGACCTTCAAGGGCTAATAAGCCTGCTTCTTTTGATTCACTAATGAATTTATCATTCAGCGATTCATCATTTAACCAAAACGGAACGTTCATACGCGAACGGCAATGCTTAGCAACTTTATTGCTATAAAAATCTGAGCTATCAATATAATTGTAAAGTAGCTCGGCTTTTGCGATGTTTTGCTCTTCCATCGCTTTAACGCCACCATTTGCTTCCAGCCATTCAAACACTTCAGCGGCTAAGTACCATGCAAATGTCGGTGGTGTGTTGTACATGCTGCCTTGTTTCGCTTCTAATGCATAATCAAGAATACCCGGCTTTGCAAGACCTTCACGTTCAAGTAAGGTTTTACGGATAATTACAATAGATAAACCAGATGGGCCGATATTCTTTTGCGCACCAGCGTAAATAAGATCAAACTGATTTACATCAAATTCGCGCGATAAAATAGTCGACGACATATCAGCAACAATCGGTGCTGATGGGTGTGATGGTACGTCAAAAATTTCGATGCCATCTACGGTTTCATTCGGGCAATAGTGAATGTATGACGCATCAGCAGGTAATTCCCAGCAGCTTGCAGGCTTAATTGAAAACTGACCATTTTGCTGTTCATCATCACGTACGTTGATACTTTGAACTGTGGTGAATTTTGCCGCTTCTTCTGTTGCACCTTTCGACCACACGCCATTTTCACAGTAAATAGCTGGCTTACCATCAAGGTGAAGATTCAGTGGCACAGCACTAAATTGACCACGACCACCGCCATGCATAAATAATACTTCAAACTCATCGCTAATATTCATTAAGCGACGCAGGCTTGCTTCACATTTAGCAGTAAGCGCTAAAAAGTCGCTGCTGCGATGGCTAATTTCCATCACAGATACACCTAAACCTTGCCAATCAATAAATTCTTTTTGTGCTTTTTGCATAACTGCCGGCGGTAGCATTGCCGGTCCTGCACAAAAATTATATTTAGTCATTACTTTGCCTCATTCCAGTAATTATAGTGCGGATAAAAAAAGCGGCCGAAGCCGCTTTTTAAATCAATGTTATTCTGAAGGTGGGTTATCACCCGCTTCTTCAGGATTAGTATCGACTACTTCAACGGCCTCGCCTTCGATGGCTGCAAGCTCATCAACTTCGATTTCTTCGATACGTTGTAAACCAACTACTTGCTCTTCGTCAATAGTTCGTATCAAAATAACGCCTTGAGTATTACGACCAACCGTAGAAACCTCATTTACACGAGTACGTACAAGTGTACCGCGATTAGAGATAATCATGATTTCGTCGTTTTCATCAACCTGTACTGCACCAACCACAGCGCCGTTACGTTCGCTAACTTTGATTGATACAACACCTTGTGTTGCACGGCTCTTCGATGGGTAATCTTCAAGTGCTGTACGCTTACCGTAACCATTTTCTGTCACAGTTAGGATTGCACCATCTGATTTAGGAACGATTAACGATACAACGCGTTGATCGTCTGCCATCTTAATACCGCGAACACCTGTTGCTGTACGGCCCATTGGACGTACGCCTTTAAAGCGGATTTCCGGGTTACCGTTTTCATCAAGTACTGGGTTGCCGTTTTCGTCTAATACTTCAGACTCTTCAGCTTCTTTAAAGCGTACAACTTTACCAGCATCAGTAAATAGCATGATTTCATTCGTGCCATCTGTGATATCAACCCCAATTAGGCTATCGCCTTCATTAAGGTTAACGGCAATGATACCGCTCGCACGTTGGCGGCTATAAGCTGTTAATGGTGTTTTCTTAACTGTACCAAACGCAGTAGCCATGAAGATATATTTATCTTCTTCGTATTCACGTACCGGTAAGATAGCAGTAATACGCTCATCTGCTTCAAGTGGTAATAGGTTAACAATTGGCTTACCACGCGCTGCACGGCTTGCTAATGGTAACTGATATACTTTCAACCAGTATAAGCGCCCTGCAGTTGAGAAGCACAGAATTGTATCGTGTGTATTAGCAACCAATAGACGCTCGATGAAGTCTTCATCTTTCATCTTCGTAGCTGACTTACCTTTACCACCACGACGCTGTGCTTCGTAGTCAGATAATGGTTGATACTTAACGTAACCTTCGTGAGAAAGCGTTACTACAACGTCTTCTTCATTGATTAGGTCTTCAAGGCTAATATCGTGAGCAGCAGCGCTGATTTCAGTACGACGCTCATCACCATATTGTTCTTTAATTTCTACTAGCTCGTCACGGATAACTTCCATTAGACGATCAGGGCTTGAAAGAATGTGTAAAAGCTCGGCAATTAGATCAAGTAACGTTTGGTACTCGTCTAAGATCTTCTCATGCTCAAGACCCGTTAGTTTGTGTAAACGTAGGTCAAGAATTGCTTGTGCTTGTTGCTCAGATAAATAGTATTGACCATCACGAATACCTAAGTCTGCAGCTAACCAATCAGGGCGAGCAACGTTATCTTCACCTGCTTTTTCAAGCATAGCTTTAACAGTGCCTAGCTCCCAAGGGCGAGCTGTTAGTGCCACTTTAGCTTCAGCTGGTGTTGGTGACTTACGAATTAGTTCGATAATTGGGTCGATGTTCGCAAGAGCAATTGCTAAGCCTTCAAGCGTGTGAGCACGGTCACGGGCTTTACGTAAATCGAATACAGTACGACGTGTAACAACTTCACGACGGTGAATGATAAACGCTTCAAGCATTTCTTTAAGGTTAAAGCACTTAGGTTGGTTGTTATCAAGTGCAACCATGTTCATACCAAACACAGTTTGTAACTGAGTTTGTGCATATAGGTTGTTTAAGATTACTTCACCAACATCACCACGTTTGATTTCGATAACGATACGCATACCGTCTTTATCTGATTCGTCACGTAGTGCACTAATACCTTCAATTTTCTTATCTTTAACTAACTCAGCGATTTTTTCGATAAGACGCGCTTTGTTAACTTGATAAGGGATTTCGTGAACGATGATTGTTTCACGACCGGTTTTTTCGTCAACTTCGATTTCAGCACGAGCGCGGATATATACTTTACCACGACCTGTTAGGTACGCTTGCTCAATGCCTTTTTTACCGTTGATAATCGCCGCAGTCGGGAAATCTGGACCCGGGATATATTCAATTAGATCAGCAATTGACATATCTGGGTTTTGAATAAGCGCTAAACAGCCGTTAATAACTTCTGTTAAGTTATGCGGAGGAATGTTCGTTGCCATACCAACCGCAATACCTGATGAACCATTTACTAGTAAGTTAGGTACTTTAGTAGGTAATACGTCAGGAATTTGCTCAGTACCATCATAGTTAGGTACATAATCAACGGTTTCTTTTTCTAAGTCAGCTAATAATTCATGTGACATTTTCGCCATACGAACTTCCGTATAACGCATTGCTGCCGCAGAGTCACCGTCAACAGAACCGAAGTTACCTTGGCCGTCAACAAGCATATAGCGTAATGAGAAAGGCTGCGCCATACGAACGATGGTGTCATATACCGCGCTGTCGCCATGTGGGTGGTACTTACCGATTACATCACCAACAACACGTGCTGATTTCTTGTAAGGTTTATTCCAATCATTATTGAGTTCGTTCATTGCAAATAAAACACGACGGTGAACTGGCTTTAAGCCGTCACGTACGTCTGGCAATGCACGTCCAACGATTACACTCATTGCGTAATCAAGGTACGAATTTTTTAATTCATCTTCAATATTGACTGGCAGAATTTCATTGGCGAGATCAGTCATTTGATTTCACATTCCTTCAGTATTGACTCATAAAGAGGCACAATGCCGTCTTAAGAGCTTTAGTTATTATTTCCAGACCATGCTATCACAATTTATTTAGATTTACAGGCGCTAAATCTTTGCGATTTAGTAATTTCCCCCTATATAATGGCCTCAGATTGACGAGGAAGTTTTTTATGACCGAACATCAAAATGTAGATAATACAGAAATTGCAAAGTTTGAAGCCATCGCAGAACGTTGGTGGGACCGCGACGGAGAGTTCAAACCTCTTCATGAAATAAATCCTCTTCGCTTGGATTTTGTCGCCGATAAAGTAGGCGGCTTATTTGATAAGGAAACCTTAGATGTTGGCTGTGGTGGCGGCATCTTAAGTGAAAGCATGGCGCGCATGGGCGCTAAAGTAACCGGCATCGATATGGGCCAAGAGCCACTTACCGTTGCTAAGTTACACAGTTTAGAAACAGGTGTCCCTGTTGACTATATAAAAGTACCAGCAGAACAGTTTGCGGCTGAGCACCCTGCTCGCTTTGACGTTATTACTTGTATGGAAATGCTTGAGCATGTTCCAGATCCTGCGTCTATTATTCGTGCTGTAGCAGAACTTGCTAAACCGGGCGCCGATGTCTTCTTTTCAACACTAAACAAAACACCAAAGGCCTACTTGTTTGCCATTGTGGGTGCAGAAAAGCTTTTAAAAATGGTGCCTGAAGGTACCCATGACCATAAAAAGTTTATCAAACCTGCACAACTTATTGCCTGGGCTGAAGAAGCGGGATTAAAAGTAAGAGCCAGCACAGGCCTGAACTATAACCCGTTCTCTAAGCAGTACAGTTTAAATGATGATGTAAGTGTTAATTACATCCTGCACTTTGAGAAATTAGCCTAATGAGTGGTGTAAACGCACCCTCTATCGATTTTGATGCTTTTATTTTTGATCTCGATGGTACGCTCCTTGATACCGCCGATGATCTGGGTCATGCATTAAATCGCGTATTAGCCGATGCAGATATCGCCCCAGTCGCTGAGCATATTTATCGTCCCGCAGCTTCAAACGGAGCCAATGCACTTTTAGAGGTTGGTTTTGGTGATAAGTGGCCTGATGTAGAACAACTGGCTTTACGACAACAGTTACTCGATTATTACGCTGATGATATTGCCGTTCACAGTAAATGCTTCAACGGCATCGAGCAGCTTTTAATTGCACTTGAGCAAAACAATATTAAGTGGGGCATTATGACCAATAAGCCCGGCTTTTTAACTGAGCCCTTAGTACAAGCGATCCCATCTTTAAGTAATGCTCAAGCCGTTGTCAGTGGCGATACATTAGCTGTTTCGAAACCATCACCGGATCCACTGTTACATACAGCTGAGATCTTAGATGTTGATCCAACTCGTTGTTTGTATATCGGTGATGCTGAGCGAGATATTCAAGCTGCAAAAGCAGCTAATATGTACAGTGCAACGGCGCTTTGGGGTTACATACCGAGTGTTGACGCTGCGCTTGGCTGGCAGGCAGATTTTAATTGGCATTCGCCAATTGATGGCTTTAACCATATATAGTGTTATTTATTATCTAAAACACCATATATTGTGATCTGATTCACTTTTGAACATTCTTTGATGATAAAAAAATCAGTCGAAATTTATTTTTTAAAACGGTAAATTTTCTGGATCTTGAGTTGATTTCTACAAATTTCGTCGTCTATGAATGTTCAAAGGTTAATGGTCACTAACACAATGCGCTTATCCAATAGTTATCCACAAAATGGGGCAATTCTATCCCTTGCAAAACAGCGCAGACCACACTATCTTGTGATCTGCAATTTAAACAACACCAGATATTGTGGCTAAATGTTATTCAATTAGCTGCATATAGTGTTTAATAATAATAATTACATAAAGAATACCTTTGTCTTTACAACTAAAATTTCCCAAGGAATACAGGCAAAACTATGAACCAACAGCTATCTGTAAGCAAACGTGACGGCCGTAAAGAGTCACTCGATCTAGATAAGATCCATCGCGTAATCGCTTGGGCCGCAGAAGGTCTGAATAATGTGTCTGTCTCACAAGTTGAATTAAAATCACATATTCAATTTTATGATGGCATTCGCACCGACGACATTCATGAAACAATCATCAAAGCGGCAGCGGATCAAATCTCAAAAGATACGCCTGATTATCAATACCTAGCTGCTCGCTTAGCTGTATTCCACTTGCGTAAAAAAGCGTATGGCCAATTTGAGCCACCACGTTTATATGATCACATTACAAAATTAGTTGAAGACAAACGTTACGATCAGCATTTACTTGTCGACTACACAGAACAAGAAATCGATGAGTTAGACTCATATATTGATCATAATCGTGATTTAAACTTCAGCTACGCTGCTGTAAAGCAACTTGAAGGTAAATATCTAGTTCAAAACCGTGTTACTGGCGAAATTTACGAAAGTGCACAGTTTTTATATATTTTAGTTGCTGCAAGCTTATTCTCTGATTATCCAAAAGAGACACGTCTTGATTACATCAAGCGTTTTTATGATGCAGTGTCTACATTTAAGATTTCATTACCTACACCAATTATGGCCGGTGTTCGTACACCAACACGTCAATTCAGCTCATGTGTATTGATTGAATGTGGTGATAGCCTTGATTCTATTAATGCGACATCGTCTGCGATTGTTAAATAT
This region includes:
- a CDS encoding LapA family protein; the protein is MFRVLKIVLIALCLFIAFVLGSQNPQLVQINYLIASNTLPLAVVISICFILGVAIGCFISFTLFSQLKWQNYRLKKKLAPEKNNKKLVANKDT
- the rpsA gene encoding 30S ribosomal protein S1, producing the protein MSENFAQLFEESLKGFEAEQGSIVKGTVISIENNIVLVDAGLKSESAIPAEQFKNAAGELEVAVGDEVDVALDAIEDGFGETILSREKAKRHEAWIRLEKACEEQETVTGVINGKVKGGFTVEVDSIRAFLPGSLVDVRPVRDTTHLEGKELEFKVIKLDQKRNNVVVSRRAVIESENSQEREELLANLVEGQEVKGIVKNLTDYGAFVDLGGVDGLLHITDMAWKRVKHPSEIVNVGDEIAVKVLKFDKEKTRVSLGLKQLGEDPWAAIAGRYPEGSKLSGRVTNLTDYGCFVEIEEGVEGLVHVSEMDWTNKNIHPSKVVSLGDTVEVMVLEIDEERRRISLGLKQCIANPWQEFARLQNKGDQVTGKIKSITDFGIFIGLEGGIDGLVHLSDISWNTPGEEAVREFKKGDEITAIVLQVDPERERISLGVKQIEADPFNNYLDANKKGAIVKGKVTEVDAKGATVELIEGVEGYIRVADIAQERVEDATTVVSVGDEIEAKYVGVDRKNRTLSLSVKALFEAEEKEVLEKLKKEEPAFENAMAAAFKNAQKD
- the lapB gene encoding lipopolysaccharide assembly protein LapB, which codes for MIELLFLLLPVAAGYGWIMGKNSAKNQAHQLNRQITSEYSKGLKFLLDREEDQGLEHLINLLEVAADSVEHYSTLATMFRRRGELDRAIKIHELLLKHPSLDEQQAATSRLELAEDYIMAGLLDGAEEHLVWLVKAGHKEALEPIINLYSQTREWEKGINMFEAHSDLFTKPQHVKAIANFYCEAALQDNDTQIMRKAISLNHKAIRPLYELGHSAFTNEDYVKAIYYWRELISQFTFFAPVFIEELAVSYQKLNLTHQFHELLNELLDKGGVLIKIKHCQALLEQGHIEQAIKFLTDSLKRHPTIRGFSFLLQLLAKQNNDIKDVLDQIDKLVTSYIATKPDFQCQHCGFTSHTIYWVCPSCKHWETIVPSRGIDGF
- the pyrF gene encoding orotidine-5'-phosphate decarboxylase gives rise to the protein MSVEDSKKVLIALDYDDQQTALAFVKQLSPDTCRLKVGKEMFTYFGPSFVKELIDLGFDVFLDLKFHDIPNTVAKAVTAAAKMGVWMVNVHASGGVEMMTKAKQALEQFGDDAPLLIAVTVLTSMDAAELTRLGVDKTPEEQVIYLAKLAKESGLDGVVCSAQEAKKLKAELGADFKLVTPGIRPAGSDAGDQKRIMTPKQAVEDGSDYLVVGRPITKSADPVATLKEINDSLK
- the aroA gene encoding 3-phosphoshikimate 1-carboxyvinyltransferase, whose translation is MEQLRLEPIAKVNGSVTLPGSKSLSNRILLLAALAKGTTVVENLLDSDDIRHMLGALKLLGVNVTLNEDKTVATVEGVAGKFNTPSEPLFLGNAGTAYRPLTAVLAAVEGEYELVGEPRMEERPIGHLVDALQALGGDVTYLKNNDYPPLAIKGGKINGGKVAIDGSISSQFLTALLMAAPLFNGDTEINIKGTLVSKPYIDITLDVMQRFGVTVSHDNYETFYVKGCQQYQALERIMVEGDASSASYFVAAAAIAGGEIEINGVGAASVQGDIGFAKVMEQVGAKIDWYDEKLVVRKGELNAVDIDANAIPDAAMTLATVALFAKGKTAIRNIYNWRVKETDRLYAMATELRKVGAEVVEGEDFIEITPPDTFNDVAIDTYNDHRIAMCFAMVAVGGKPITINDPKCTYKTFPTFFKVLESVSSQ
- the ihfB gene encoding integration host factor subunit beta, encoding MTKSELIEQLAEQHAHIPVKDVENAVKEILEQMAGSLSSSDRIEIRGFGSFSLHYRSPRTGRNPKTGETVELDGKHVPHFKPGKELRDRVNASIA
- the cmk gene encoding (d)CMP kinase, with the translated sequence MQALSMPVITIDGPSGSGKGTVCRLLAEKLGWDVLDSGAIYRVLSLAALHHQIELDNEDALVPLAANLDVQFLVDSHTHTSKIVLEGEDVTTTIRNEEVGAAASKIAALPRVREALLRRQRAFRTENGLIADGRDMGTVVFPDAPLKIYLTATAEERARRRFAELNERGLDVTLSGLLEDIKARDHRDMTREVAPLVPAEDAIEIDTSDFDAMQVFDKVVTLLDEAVLAGKLPKAKK